From Pandoraea vervacti, the proteins below share one genomic window:
- the phoR gene encoding phosphate regulon sensor histidine kinase PhoR, whose amino-acid sequence MNIIWARALAFLILQAAISVAVGWMLGASAGYVTAVVLLVIQLFFNVYHAQRLWRLLEAPVYGEVPSALGLWGEIYYRLHKLAKRWHNQVKQVEQQHARFIQAIQASPNGVIMLDEQNQIEWCNAIAEIHFGIDARRDLRQQITHLLRTPAFVHYLSSERYDEALLMHHMGEKRNNVLSMQVFPYGDNRKLIISLDVTDLERTDAMRRDFVANVSHELKTPLTVLSGFLETVGELPLSPDEIQRYVEIMRQQAGRMQNIVNDLLTLAKLEGSGKPPPDDRIDMGMQMRSLRGDAEGLSQGQHVIEVIGADGLDLRGAEGELHSAFSNLVSNAVRYTPQGGKIRIEWGATEDGGARFAVVDSGLGIPAEHIPRLTERFYRIDRSRSRDTGGTGLGLAIVKHVLTRHQADLRVTSEEGRGSTFAIHFPPTRVVHRAPIEAPKQVSVDG is encoded by the coding sequence ATGAATATCATCTGGGCCCGCGCGCTGGCGTTTCTCATTCTGCAAGCGGCCATTTCGGTGGCTGTCGGCTGGATGTTGGGTGCGAGCGCAGGTTACGTCACCGCGGTCGTTCTGCTGGTGATACAGCTTTTCTTTAACGTCTATCACGCACAACGACTCTGGCGTTTGCTCGAAGCGCCGGTCTACGGCGAAGTGCCGAGCGCACTCGGGTTGTGGGGCGAAATCTATTACCGGCTGCACAAGCTGGCCAAGCGCTGGCATAACCAGGTCAAGCAGGTGGAACAACAGCACGCACGCTTCATTCAGGCGATCCAGGCATCGCCCAACGGCGTGATCATGCTCGACGAACAAAATCAGATCGAGTGGTGCAATGCGATCGCCGAGATTCACTTCGGTATCGACGCTCGGCGAGATCTGCGTCAACAGATCACCCATCTTCTGCGAACGCCGGCCTTCGTGCATTACTTGTCGTCGGAGCGTTACGACGAGGCGCTGCTCATGCATCACATGGGCGAGAAGCGCAACAACGTGCTCTCGATGCAGGTGTTTCCCTACGGCGACAATCGCAAGCTGATCATCTCGCTGGACGTGACCGATCTGGAGCGCACCGACGCGATGCGCCGCGACTTCGTGGCCAACGTCTCCCATGAACTGAAGACGCCGCTCACGGTGCTCTCCGGCTTCCTGGAGACGGTTGGCGAGCTGCCGCTGTCGCCTGACGAGATTCAGCGTTACGTCGAGATCATGCGACAGCAGGCGGGCCGCATGCAGAACATCGTGAACGACTTGCTGACGTTGGCGAAGCTCGAAGGCAGCGGCAAGCCGCCGCCGGACGACCGCATCGACATGGGCATGCAAATGCGTTCGCTGCGTGGCGATGCCGAGGGGTTGTCGCAAGGTCAGCACGTGATCGAGGTAATCGGCGCGGACGGACTCGATTTGCGCGGCGCGGAAGGCGAGTTGCACAGCGCGTTCAGCAATCTCGTGAGCAATGCGGTGCGCTACACGCCGCAGGGCGGCAAGATCCGCATCGAATGGGGTGCGACGGAAGACGGGGGCGCTCGTTTCGCTGTCGTCGATTCCGGGCTCGGCATTCCCGCCGAGCACATTCCCCGGCTGACCGAGCGCTTCTATCGCATCGACCGCAGCCGCTCACGCGACACCGGGGGCACAGGACTCGGACTTGCCATCGTCAAGCACGTGCTCACGCGCCATCAGGCGGATCTGCGTGTGACCAGCGAGGAAGGGCGAGGTAGTACGTTCGCGATTCACTTCCCGCCGACGCGCGTGGTGCATCGCGCGCCGATCGAAGCGCCGAAGCAGGTATCGGTGGACGGTTGA
- the phoB gene encoding phosphate regulon transcriptional regulator PhoB: protein MPSSILIVEDEPAISELISVNLQHAGHYPIRAYNAEQALTLISDVLPDLVLLDWMLPGKSGVTFARELRANERTKHVPIIMLTARSEEQDKVMGLEIGADDYVTKPFSPKELMARIKAVLRRRAPQLTEDVVSVNGLKLDPATHRVTSHQSSGDIKLDLGPTEFRLLHFFMTHPERVHSRSQLLDQVWGDHVFVEERTVDVHIKRLRAALKPAGHDAMIETVRGSGYRLTKSV from the coding sequence ATGCCTAGCAGCATTCTGATCGTGGAAGACGAGCCGGCAATTTCCGAGCTGATCTCCGTTAATTTGCAACACGCGGGTCACTATCCGATCCGGGCGTACAACGCTGAGCAGGCGCTCACGTTGATCAGCGACGTCCTGCCGGATCTCGTTCTGCTCGACTGGATGCTGCCGGGCAAGTCGGGCGTGACGTTCGCGCGCGAGTTGCGCGCGAACGAGCGCACGAAGCATGTGCCGATCATCATGCTCACCGCGCGCAGCGAAGAGCAGGACAAGGTGATGGGCCTGGAGATCGGTGCGGACGACTACGTCACCAAGCCGTTCTCGCCGAAGGAATTGATGGCGCGCATCAAGGCCGTGCTGCGCCGCCGCGCCCCGCAGTTGACCGAAGACGTGGTGAGCGTGAACGGTCTGAAGCTCGACCCGGCCACGCACCGCGTCACGAGTCATCAGTCGAGCGGCGACATCAAGCTGGACCTCGGCCCGACGGAGTTCCGTCTGCTTCACTTCTTCATGACCCATCCGGAGCGCGTGCACAGCCGCTCGCAGTTGCTCGATCAGGTGTGGGGCGATCACGTGTTCGTCGAGGAGCGTACGGTGGACGTGCATATCAAGCGTCTTCGCGCGGCGCTCAAGCCCGCGGGCCACGATGCTATGATCGAGACCGTACGCGGCAGCGGCTATCGTCTGACGAAGTCCGTCTGA
- the phoU gene encoding phosphate signaling complex protein PhoU — MNDKHLSSQFDSDLNQVCSRVLEMGGVVESQIVTAMQGLNTFDRTLVDEVIANEHRLNTMEVEIDEECSKIIARRQPTARDLRLLLSISKTITNLERAGDEAEKIAKRTRHLLEDGAAQSVNFAEIKLSGEMAAQLLRRTLDAFARLDIVAAAEIVRDDKAIDNEFRGFVRKLVTYMMEDPRTISAGLDFLFIAKAIERIGDHAKNIAEFIIYIVKGTDVRHISREDLQRKVQGE; from the coding sequence ATGAACGATAAACACCTCTCCAGCCAGTTCGATTCCGACCTGAATCAGGTTTGCTCGCGTGTGCTCGAAATGGGCGGCGTGGTCGAGTCCCAGATCGTGACGGCCATGCAGGGCCTGAACACGTTCGACCGTACGCTCGTCGACGAAGTGATCGCCAACGAGCACCGTCTGAACACGATGGAAGTCGAGATCGACGAAGAGTGCAGCAAGATCATCGCCCGCCGTCAGCCGACTGCGCGCGACCTGCGTCTGCTGCTCTCGATCTCGAAGACGATCACCAACCTCGAGCGCGCTGGCGACGAGGCCGAGAAGATCGCCAAGCGTACCCGTCATCTGCTCGAAGACGGCGCGGCGCAGAGCGTGAATTTCGCCGAAATCAAGCTCTCCGGCGAGATGGCCGCGCAATTGCTGCGCCGCACGCTCGATGCGTTCGCGCGTCTCGATATCGTGGCGGCAGCCGAGATCGTGCGCGACGACAAGGCCATCGACAATGAATTCCGCGGCTTCGTGCGAAAATTGGTCACGTACATGATGGAAGACCCGCGGACCATCTCCGCCGGTCTGGACTTCCTGTTCATCGCCAAGGCGATCGAGCGGATCGGCGATCATGCCAAGAACATTGCCGAGTTCATCATCTACATTGTCAAGGGCACCGACGTCCGGCACATTTCGCGCGAGGATCTGCAGCGCAAAGTGCAGGGCGAGTAA
- the pstB gene encoding phosphate ABC transporter ATP-binding protein PstB, with the protein MTNPTQEIKLPSKIEVKNLNFFYDKYHALKNINLRIPDRKVTAFIGPSGCGKSTLLRTFNKMYALYPEQRAEGEINMDGENLLTAKQDIALLRAKVGMVFQKPTPFPMSIYDNIAFGVRLFEKLSRSEMDDRVEWALTKAALWSEVKDKLQQSGYGLSGGQQQRLCIARGIAIRPEVLLLDEPCSALDPISTGRIEELIAELKDDYTVVIVTHNMQQAARCSDFTAYMYLGELIEFGETEKIFIKPDRKETEDYITGRFG; encoded by the coding sequence ATGACGAACCCGACGCAAGAAATCAAGCTGCCCTCGAAGATCGAAGTCAAGAACCTGAACTTCTTCTACGACAAGTATCACGCGCTCAAGAACATCAACCTGCGCATTCCCGACCGCAAGGTAACGGCCTTCATCGGCCCGTCGGGTTGCGGCAAGTCCACGCTGCTGCGCACGTTCAACAAGATGTACGCCCTGTACCCGGAGCAACGCGCCGAGGGCGAGATCAACATGGACGGCGAGAACCTGCTCACCGCCAAGCAGGACATCGCACTGCTGCGCGCGAAGGTCGGCATGGTGTTCCAGAAGCCCACGCCGTTTCCGATGTCGATCTACGACAACATCGCCTTCGGCGTGCGTCTGTTCGAAAAGCTCTCGCGCTCGGAAATGGACGATCGCGTGGAGTGGGCGCTGACCAAGGCGGCGCTGTGGAGCGAAGTGAAGGACAAGCTGCAACAGTCGGGCTACGGCCTGTCCGGCGGTCAGCAACAGCGTCTGTGTATCGCGCGCGGCATCGCGATCCGGCCCGAAGTGCTGCTGCTCGACGAACCGTGCTCGGCGCTCGACCCGATTTCGACGGGCCGTATCGAAGAGCTGATCGCCGAACTCAAGGACGATTACACGGTGGTGATCGTGACCCACAACATGCAGCAGGCCGCCCGTTGCTCGGACTTCACGGCCTACATGTACCTGGGCGAGCTGATCGAATTCGGCGAGACCGAGAAGATCTTCATCAAGCCGGACCGTAAAGAGACCGAAGACTACATCACCGGCCGTTTCGGTTGA
- the pstA gene encoding phosphate ABC transporter permease PstA, whose translation MTQQALELESPAVKPTDAFTRVRLQAYRRRKNMFAIAMSLAAMAFGLLWLLWILYTTLSLGIGGLSLSLFTEMTPPPNTAGGGLANAIMGSLVMVGVATLVGTPLGILAGVYLAEYGQKSWLASITRFINDILLSAPSIVIGLFVYALVVAQMGHFSAWAGIISLALLQIPIVIRTTENMLKLVPNNLREAAFALGTPKWRIIVKITLKASIAGIVTGVLLAVARIAGETAPLLFTALSNQFWSMNLNQPMANLPVTIFKFAMSPFAEWQSLAWAGVFIITLGVLFLNILARTLFAKK comes from the coding sequence ATGACCCAACAAGCGCTCGAACTGGAATCGCCCGCCGTGAAGCCCACCGACGCCTTTACCCGCGTGCGTCTGCAAGCCTATCGCCGCCGCAAGAACATGTTTGCGATCGCCATGTCGCTCGCGGCCATGGCATTCGGTCTGCTCTGGCTGCTGTGGATTCTGTACACCACGCTCTCGCTGGGCATCGGCGGCCTGTCGCTGTCGCTGTTCACGGAAATGACGCCGCCGCCGAACACGGCCGGCGGCGGTCTGGCCAACGCCATCATGGGCAGTCTGGTGATGGTCGGTGTGGCGACGCTGGTGGGCACGCCGCTGGGCATTCTGGCCGGTGTGTATCTGGCCGAGTACGGCCAGAAGTCCTGGCTCGCGAGCATCACGCGATTCATCAACGACATTCTGCTCTCGGCGCCTTCGATCGTGATCGGCCTGTTCGTGTACGCCCTGGTCGTCGCGCAGATGGGGCACTTCTCGGCATGGGCCGGCATCATCTCGCTGGCGCTCCTGCAAATTCCCATCGTGATCCGCACGACGGAGAACATGCTCAAACTGGTGCCGAACAATCTGCGCGAGGCGGCTTTCGCGCTGGGCACGCCGAAGTGGCGAATCATCGTGAAGATCACGTTGAAGGCGTCCATCGCCGGTATCGTGACGGGCGTGCTGCTGGCCGTGGCGCGTATCGCGGGCGAGACGGCGCCGCTGCTGTTTACGGCGCTCTCGAATCAGTTCTGGTCGATGAACCTGAACCAGCCCATGGCCAACCTGCCGGTCACCATCTTCAAATTTGCCATGAGCCCGTTTGCCGAGTGGCAATCGCTTGCGTGGGCGGGCGTATTCATCATCACCCTCGGGGTGCTGTTCCTGAACATTCTGGCGCGCACGTTGTTTGCCAAAAAGTAA
- the pstC gene encoding phosphate ABC transporter permease PstC gives MAEATSPLATPGAQRAPSSVGDFLFALLTRAAALITLLLLGGIIVSLIISALPSIEKFGFAFLWTKDWDPPAEQFGALVPIYGTIVTSVIALIIAVPVSFGIALFLTELSPVWLRRPLGTAIELLAAIPSIVYGMWGLLVFAPIFSQYFQKPLGALLGNVPVIGALFQGPPLGIGILPAGVILAIMIIPYIASVMRDVFEVTPVLLKESAYGIGCTTWEVMWRVVLPFTKTGVIGGIMLGLGRALGETMAVTFVIGNTNLLDNVSLYSPGNSITSALANEFAEAGPGLHTSALMELGLILFFITFVVLALSKLMLLRLEKSEGK, from the coding sequence ATGGCAGAAGCCACCAGCCCCCTCGCAACACCGGGCGCACAGCGCGCCCCGTCTTCCGTTGGCGACTTTCTCTTCGCGCTGCTCACCCGCGCCGCCGCCCTCATTACGCTGCTCCTGCTCGGCGGCATCATCGTGTCGCTGATCATCAGCGCGTTGCCGTCGATCGAGAAATTTGGCTTCGCCTTCCTGTGGACCAAGGACTGGGATCCGCCCGCAGAACAATTCGGTGCGCTCGTGCCCATCTACGGCACGATCGTCACCTCGGTCATTGCCCTGATCATCGCCGTGCCGGTCAGCTTCGGCATCGCCCTGTTTTTGACCGAACTCTCGCCCGTGTGGCTGCGTCGCCCGCTCGGCACCGCCATCGAACTGCTCGCGGCCATTCCGAGCATCGTCTACGGGATGTGGGGCCTGCTGGTTTTCGCCCCGATCTTCAGCCAGTACTTCCAGAAGCCGCTGGGTGCGCTGCTCGGCAACGTGCCGGTCATCGGCGCGCTGTTCCAGGGGCCGCCGCTCGGCATCGGTATCCTGCCCGCCGGCGTGATCCTCGCGATCATGATCATTCCGTATATCGCCTCGGTCATGCGCGACGTGTTCGAAGTCACGCCCGTGCTGCTCAAGGAATCGGCTTACGGCATCGGCTGCACGACCTGGGAAGTGATGTGGCGCGTCGTGCTGCCCTTCACGAAGACGGGCGTCATCGGCGGCATCATGCTGGGTCTTGGCCGGGCGCTCGGTGAGACCATGGCCGTCACGTTCGTGATCGGCAACACCAACCTGCTCGACAACGTCTCGCTCTACTCGCCGGGCAACAGCATCACCTCGGCGCTGGCCAACGAGTTCGCCGAAGCCGGCCCGGGCCTGCACACGTCGGCCCTGATGGAACTCGGCCTGATCCTGTTCTTCATCACCTTTGTGGTGCTGGCGCTGTCCAAGCTGATGCTGCTGCGCCTCGAAAAAAGCGAAGGTAAATAA
- the pstS gene encoding phosphate ABC transporter substrate-binding protein PstS yields the protein MKLMKTAIAGLAGVLFAAGAIAGEITGAGSTFAAPIYTKWADAYQKSTQNKVNYQGIGSSGGIKQIQAKTVDFAGSDAPLTDEELAKQGLFQFPTVVGGIVPVVNVPGVKPGELVLSGEVLGDIYLGKIKKWNDPAIAKLNPKVKLPDTDIAVVRRADGSGTSFVFTNYLSKVNAEWKSKVGEGTTVNWPTGTGGKGNDGVAAFVQRLPGAIGYVESAYAKQNKLTYTALTNADGKTVEPTAETFAAAAGKAEWSKTFYQILTNEKGDKSWPIVAATFVLVHQKADAGKEAQSADVLKFFDWSFKNGVNTAKELDYIPLPEDVLKQIRAGWKAKVAESAAKAGV from the coding sequence TGCCGGCCTGGCTGGCGTTCTGTTCGCCGCTGGCGCGATTGCGGGCGAGATTACGGGCGCTGGCAGCACGTTCGCCGCACCGATCTACACCAAGTGGGCTGACGCTTATCAGAAGTCGACCCAGAACAAGGTCAACTACCAGGGTATCGGCTCGTCGGGCGGCATCAAGCAGATTCAGGCCAAGACCGTCGATTTCGCCGGCTCGGACGCCCCGCTGACCGATGAAGAACTCGCCAAACAAGGTCTGTTCCAGTTCCCGACGGTCGTCGGCGGCATCGTGCCGGTTGTGAACGTGCCGGGCGTGAAGCCGGGCGAACTCGTGCTGTCGGGCGAAGTGCTGGGCGACATCTATCTGGGCAAGATCAAGAAGTGGAACGATCCGGCCATCGCCAAGCTCAACCCGAAGGTCAAGCTGCCGGATACCGACATCGCCGTGGTTCGCCGCGCCGACGGTTCGGGCACCAGCTTCGTGTTCACGAACTACCTCTCGAAGGTCAACGCCGAGTGGAAGAGCAAGGTCGGCGAAGGCACCACGGTCAACTGGCCTACGGGTACGGGCGGCAAGGGTAACGACGGCGTCGCGGCCTTCGTGCAGCGTCTGCCGGGCGCCATCGGCTACGTGGAGTCGGCCTATGCCAAGCAGAACAAGCTGACGTACACGGCCCTGACCAACGCCGACGGCAAGACGGTCGAGCCGACCGCCGAGACGTTCGCCGCTGCCGCCGGCAAGGCCGAGTGGTCGAAGACGTTCTACCAGATCCTGACGAACGAGAAGGGCGACAAGTCGTGGCCGATCGTGGCAGCGACCTTCGTGCTCGTGCACCAGAAGGCTGACGCCGGCAAGGAAGCGCAAAGCGCCGACGTGCTGAAGTTCTTCGACTGGTCGTTCAAGAACGGTGTGAACACGGCTAAGGAACTGGACTACATTCCGCTGCCGGAAGACGTCCTGAAGCAAATCCGTGCCGGCTGGAAGGCCAAGGTCGCCGAGTCGGCCGCCAAGGCCGGCGTCTAA